A stretch of the Vigna radiata var. radiata cultivar VC1973A chromosome 9, Vradiata_ver6, whole genome shotgun sequence genome encodes the following:
- the LOC106773611 gene encoding probable complex I intermediate-associated protein 30: MSRLRRLIQASVDATKRALSGNLDDLMPPPERPIFSFNSKKELSKWHLYSDSEFGGLSSASLQITESENGVTSGIFSGNLSLDVSEGTKWNITRSGFCGMRSKKFDGFIDLDSYDTIAMKLKGDGRCYISTIYTENWVNSPGQMEDNSWQAFVYVPEGNWYITKIPLARYLPTWRGNVIDAELEMNPSRILGMSLSVNAEGGVPGARSGPGDFRVELDWIKALRTE; encoded by the exons ATGTCGAGATTGCGAAGACTGATACAAGCTTCGGTTGATGCTACCAAGAGag CTTTATCCGGTAATCTTGATGATTTGATGCCACCACCGGAGAGACCCATCTTCAGCTTCAATTCCAAGAAAGAGTTAAGCAAGTGGCATTTGTATTCTGATTCCGAGTTTGGAG GTTTGTCCTCTGCGTCTCTGCAGATAACTGAGTCGGAGAATGGAGTAACTTCTGGAATCTTCTCCGGGAACCTCTCTTTGGATGTCTCTGAGGGCACTAAATGGAACATCACTCGGAGTGGCTTCTGTGGAATGCGCTCTAAAAAG TTTGATGGTTTTATTGATTTGGATTCATATGATACCATTGCTATGAAACTTAAAGGAGATGGAAGATGTTATATATCTACT ATCTACACGGAGAATTGGGTCAATTCACCTGGACAGATGGAAGATAACTCATGGCAAGCTTTTGTTTATGTGCCTGAAGGCAACTGGTACATTACAAAG ATTCCTCTAGCTCGGTATTTACCTACTTGGAGAGGGAATGTTATAGATGCAGAATTGGAAATGAATCCATCGCGTATTTTGGGCATGTCTTTGTCTGTCAATGCTGAGGGTGGTGTCCCAGGTGCTAGATCTGGACCAGGTGATTTCAGAGTTGAACTTGATTGGATCAAAGCCTTGAGGACAGAATGA
- the LOC106773103 gene encoding cytochrome P450 704B1 yields the protein MGGLVVLICIVVSWIFIHRWSQRNKKGPKTWPFFGAAIEQLMNYDRMHDWLVNYLSKSKTVVVPMPFTTYTYIADPNNVEHVLKTNFNNYPKGEVYHSYMEVLLGDGIFNVDGETWKKQRKTASLEFASRNLREFSTKVFKEYALKLSAILSQASILNQEIDMQELLMRMTLDSICKVGFGVEIGTLSPNLPKNSFADAFDTANIIVTLRFIDPLWKIKKMLSIGSEAQLDKSIKVVDDFTYSVIRKRKAEIEDVRKSGQQNQMKHDILSRFIELGESNATDKSLRDIVLNFVIAGRDTTATTLSWAIYMVMTHAHVADKLYQELKLFEEHHAKEENISLPQCDKKDSESFNQRVEQFSRLLNKDSLERLHYLHAVITETLRLYPAVPQDPKGILKDDVLPDGTKVKAGGMVTYVPYSMGRMEYNWGSDAASFVPERWFKDGVLKNESPFKFTAFQAGPRICLGKDSAYLQMRMVLAILCRFYKFNLVPGHTVKYRMMTILSMAHGLKVTIHKRC from the exons ATGGGAGGGTTAGTAGTACTGATATGCATAGTTGTTTCATGGATATTCATACATAGATGGAGTCAAAGAAACAAGAAAGGTCCAAAAACTTGGCCCTTTTTTGGAGCTGCTATTGAACAATTGATGAACTATGACAGAATGCATGATTGGCTAGTCAATTATTTGTCCAAATCAAAAACTGTTGTGGTTCCTATGCCTTTCACAACTTATACTTACATTGCTGACCCTAATAATGTAGAACATGTACTCAAGACCAACTTCAATAATTATCCTAAG GGTGAAGTGTACCATTCATATATGGAAGTGCTTCTTGGAGATGGGATATTTAATGTTGATGGTGAGACTTGGAAGAAGCAAAGGAAAACTGCAAGCTTAGAGTTTGCATCCAGAAATTTAAGGGAATTTAGCACGAAAGTTTTCAAGGAATATGCCTTGAAACTTTCTGCTATTCTCAGTCAAGCATCTATCCTTAACCAAGAAATAGACATGCAG GAACTGTTGATGAGAATGACTTTGGACTCCATATGTAAGGTTGGATTTGGAGTGGAAATTGGAACACTGTCTCCCAATTTGCCAAAGAACAGTTTTGCTGATGCATTTGACACTGCAAATATCATAGTAACACTTCGTTTCATTGATCCACTttggaagattaaaaaaatgctAAGTATAGGATCTGAAGCACAACTTGATAAGAGTATCAAAGTTGTTGATGATTTCACCTACTCAGTAATTCGGAAAAGGAAGGCAGAGATAGAAGATGTCAGAAAAAGTGGGCAACAAAATCAG ATGAAGCATGATATATTATCAAGATTCATAGAACTAGGAGAAAGCAATGCAACGGACAAGAGTTTGAGAGATATTGTGTTGAACTTTGTGATTGCTGGTCGAGACACAACTGCAACAACCCTGTCATGGGCCATCTACATGGTAATGACACATGCTCATGTTGCTGACAAACTTTACCAGGAGCTGAAACTTTTTGAGGAGCATCATGCAAAAGAAGAGAACATTTCCTTGCCTCAATGTGACAAAAAGGACTCAGAATCATTCAATCAAAGAGTAGAACAATTTTCAAGGCTTTTGAATAAAGATTCACTAGAGAGATTGCACTATCTGCATGCTGTGATAACAGAGACCTTAAGATTGTATCCAGCAGTTCCTCAG GATCCTAAGGGCATATTAAAGGATGATGTATTGCCAGATGGAACCAAAGTAAAGGCAGGGGGAATGGTAACATATGTTCCATACTCTATGGGAAGGATGGAATATAATTGGGGTTCTGATGCAGCTTCATTTGTCCCTGAGAGATGGTTCAAAGATGGTGTTCTAAAAAATGAGTCTCCATTCAAATTCACTGCTTTTCAG GCAGGTCCTAGGATATGCCTTGGCAAGGACTC